A genomic segment from Coleofasciculus sp. FACHB-T130 encodes:
- a CDS encoding iron-containing redox enzyme family protein — MQLLDNCSIATERKVGLHQLYVEDIVRCTTLSEAVLMVNKAYDFHRHPYFMWMQAPSTSRAQFLCTQLPICFTIESFSQSLAAVLARTPVLERRLSVMENVAEEHGHGNLLTSHKYTFRQFLRALGATPEDLEIPCPASVLAFNHSLLGYCLTQSSEAGGAALGMLEHLYSSVSGMIARTINERGWAAPGSQSHYTVHEELDVEHARELLTLAEPSWEEPRNRAHVAQGLVLGAHYLWALYE; from the coding sequence ATGCAGCTCCTAGACAATTGCTCGATTGCTACCGAGAGAAAAGTAGGACTTCACCAATTGTATGTAGAAGATATCGTGAGATGCACCACGCTATCAGAAGCAGTGCTGATGGTAAATAAGGCTTATGATTTCCACCGTCATCCTTACTTTATGTGGATGCAGGCACCCTCTACCTCACGGGCACAATTTCTTTGCACACAGCTACCAATTTGTTTTACAATTGAGTCATTTTCGCAATCATTAGCGGCAGTTTTGGCTCGGACTCCAGTATTAGAACGGCGACTTTCGGTGATGGAAAACGTGGCTGAAGAACATGGTCACGGCAATTTATTGACCTCTCACAAATACACCTTCCGCCAATTTTTGCGGGCTTTAGGTGCCACTCCAGAAGATTTAGAAATACCCTGTCCTGCATCAGTGTTAGCTTTCAATCATTCACTTCTGGGCTACTGTCTGACGCAATCAAGTGAAGCGGGTGGAGCTGCTTTGGGGATGCTGGAGCATCTGTATTCGAGTGTTAGTGGGATGATCGCCCGCACGATTAACGAGCGAGGTTGGGCAGCACCGGGTAGCCAGTCACACTATACTGTCCACGAGGAACTTGACGTAGAACACGCACGAGAACTGTTGACTTTGGCAGAACCCAGTTGGGAGGAGCCACGCAACCGCGCTCATGTTGCTCAAGGGCTGGTGCTGGGTGCCCACTACTTATGGGCTTTGTACGAATAG